In Thermococcus chitonophagus, the genomic stretch CGCTGTCCTCGAGGGTTGGGTTAGCTGTGTACCCGAAGCCCAGGTGGTACCATATGTTCTTAATTTCATTTGGTTGATCTTCGAAGAATGGAGGGGAACAACGGTTCGCCGCCTCTATTATCATGGGGAGTATTTCTTCTTTTATTACTTTTAGATCGTCTATGCAGTCTCTAATCCTTATATTTCTCTTAGGAGGGTTAGGACATATCCTTGCATAGCTTAAAAAGCTTGTAAGTAAGACTGTTATGGCATAGTTCCTGAGTCCCTGGGGTACACCCCTGAGAGCGTTCTTCACGCAGGGTGGGAATAGCTCGGGCTTTAGAATCCCTGACTTAACGTCTCTAAATCTGGTCTTGAACTCTTCTTCTGCAAAGTTCCTTATTTCACCCAGTAGTTCGGTATAAAATTCTGGAAGATCGTCTCTAATCTCATAGAGTAAGTTGACCGCTTTCTCAATATTTCTCTCAAATGCCATCTCCCAGATCTTCATTAGGTCTTCCTTTTTTAGGTACACAAGCCCCTTGTAAATGTAGTAGTTGGAAAGCTTTTCCCCAGGTAAGAGCTCCAGGAACTCTGAAATCTTAATAGTGTACTGTGGTAGTCCCCTAAAAACTCTCTCGAGAACCTTAATATCATTGACTGGGAACTCTACTGCCAGCTGAATTGGAAGGCTGATCTCTTCAGGCCTGATTTTCTCGGCCCTCCTAATTCTCTCCGAGTAAATTATCAAGTTGGCCTTCTTTACGAGCTCCAACTCTAAACCATAGGGAGAGAACGCTAATGCCCCGAGTAAGGCATAGAACTGGGCAAGATCCCTTATATCTTGAACATCCATAAATTTGTTGGTGTTTTCCTTATACTTGATAACCTTTAGTCTTCCAACAACTTCTTCGATTGTAACGATATTAGGTATAGCGTTCATAAATTCATTTATGGATCCGAATTCTTTTAGTAGGTCTTTCGCTCTCTCACTGAATGGGTCAAGCATGCTGATAGATAATACCCCTGCGATAAAATATTAACGGGTGGTATGGATGGATGTCAATAAGGCGTCTTTTACGAGGGAAGTTCCAGAGGACAGGCAGATTGCTTTAAAAAAGATACTATCACTGCGAAAACCTGCCAAAATAATGATAATCGGGGACGTTGATACGGGAAAGACGACATTGGCTGTTTATTTGGCAAATGAACTGATATCTAACGGTTTAAAGGTAGCAATAATCGATTCTGACGTTGGGCAGAAAGGCATACTGCCTCCCGGAACCATAAGTCTAGCTCTAGTTGATTCTTATTTCTCATCCATGGAAGACCTCAAGCCTTATGCTCACTACTTTGTTGGTAGCATAACTCCGACTCAGTTTTTTGGGGAGATGGTTGTGGGGGTGAGCAAGTTAAGTGAAGTCGCTACGAGGCTTGCGGACGTGGTTCTTATAGACACAACGGGGATGATTTATGGTTCTGGGGTTGACTTGAAAAGGATGAAGATTGAGGCCGTTAAGCCAGACTTAATTTTGGCACTAGGACGGGAAAATGAACTTGAACCAATTCTAAGGGGGTATGAGGAAATAACGATGGAGCTTCAAGTTAGCGAGCAGGCAAGGGACTTCTCAAGAGCGGAGAGGCGAGCCATAAGGAGGGAAAAATGGAGGAAATATTTTGAGAACGCAAAGTTGAGGGTGTTTGAGCTTTCAAACGTTGTCGTTACGGGAACATCTCTATTCCAAGGTAAACCAATAAGCGATGGGGAGAAATCTCTGCTAGAGAAGCTTTTTAAATGGGTAGTTATCCACGGTAGGAAAATTGGTGATAAATATTTTGTAGTTAAGGCTGACGTAGTTGAAGGTCCCAGGAATATTGACAAAAATGTCTTGAGGTTCCTTGACTTTACAAAGCTAAGCAATATCCTTGTTGGACTAATCGATAGGGAAGGCTTTTGCTTGGGAGTGGGAATCTTAAAGGGTATAAACTTTGCTGAGGGGAAAATCGAACTCTTAACTCCTGTTGAGGAGCCCGTTGCTGAGCTCAGGTTTGGCAGGATCAGGGTTAGAGAAGATGGTGAAGAGCTCGGAATACTTGACAGAGATGCCCTTTAGCCAAAAAATTTATGAAACCTGTAAAGGAGTTAAGTTTGTAAAGTTCAAGGATGGTGTAGCTCTATGACAAGGGAAAAAATCGAGCTCACCAATAGACAGGTTGAACTTTTAAGGAAGCTTTACAGAGAAGGGAAAACGATAGAAGTTCATACAGTTGAAAAGACCCAGGATGAACTTGCCGAAGAGCTTGGAATTACGAGGCAAGCACTGAGTAATCACTTAAAAGTTCTGAAGGAGCTGGGATACATTAGGAAGGGTAGGGGTTTTATAGATCTAACTGAAAAAGCTCTTGAGCTTTTAGGAGAGAAAAGAGGAGATGTCTTTATCTTTGTTAAAATAGAACCAACAAAGAGGAAGCATGTTTATGATGCAATAAAGAAGCTTAGGGTGAAGAAGATTTACCGTGTAACTGGAGATATAGACTTAATAATAGAAGCAGATAAGAGTAGGCTTGATGAAATACTAGAGGAAATTGCTGCTTTGGATGGTGTTAAGGAAACAATTACTCATGTTGTTCTTGGCATCCTTTAGATCTTAGCTTTTCATTAATTTTCCTCTTTAACAGATCGATGTTGTCCCCAAACTTTGCGGAAATTGGGACGAAAATATCATTAATTCTATCCCATGGTACTCCGAATTTGTCTGCAAGGAAGTACAGAGTTTTTTGAACGTTTTTTATCTTGTCCAACTTGTTCACCGCTACTAATGTGGGTATATTGAGCTCAGTAAGGAACTGA encodes the following:
- the priL gene encoding DNA primase large subunit PriL codes for the protein MLDPFSERAKDLLKEFGSINEFMNAIPNIVTIEEVVGRLKVIKYKENTNKFMDVQDIRDLAQFYALLGALAFSPYGLELELVKKANLIIYSERIRRAEKIRPEEISLPIQLAVEFPVNDIKVLERVFRGLPQYTIKISEFLELLPGEKLSNYYIYKGLVYLKKEDLMKIWEMAFERNIEKAVNLLYEIRDDLPEFYTELLGEIRNFAEEEFKTRFRDVKSGILKPELFPPCVKNALRGVPQGLRNYAITVLLTSFLSYARICPNPPKRNIRIRDCIDDLKVIKEEILPMIIEAANRCSPPFFEDQPNEIKNIWYHLGFGYTANPTLEDSGNSTWYFPPNCEKIRANAPQLCTPDKHCKYIRNPLTYYLRRLYMEGKKNAPKGGNKGREE
- a CDS encoding Lrp/AsnC family transcriptional regulator; the encoded protein is MTREKIELTNRQVELLRKLYREGKTIEVHTVEKTQDELAEELGITRQALSNHLKVLKELGYIRKGRGFIDLTEKALELLGEKRGDVFIFVKIEPTKRKHVYDAIKKLRVKKIYRVTGDIDLIIEADKSRLDEILEEIAALDGVKETITHVVLGIL
- a CDS encoding Clp1/GlmU family protein, whose translation is MDVNKASFTREVPEDRQIALKKILSLRKPAKIMIIGDVDTGKTTLAVYLANELISNGLKVAIIDSDVGQKGILPPGTISLALVDSYFSSMEDLKPYAHYFVGSITPTQFFGEMVVGVSKLSEVATRLADVVLIDTTGMIYGSGVDLKRMKIEAVKPDLILALGRENELEPILRGYEEITMELQVSEQARDFSRAERRAIRREKWRKYFENAKLRVFELSNVVVTGTSLFQGKPISDGEKSLLEKLFKWVVIHGRKIGDKYFVVKADVVEGPRNIDKNVLRFLDFTKLSNILVGLIDREGFCLGVGILKGINFAEGKIELLTPVEEPVAELRFGRIRVREDGEELGILDRDAL